The following proteins are co-located in the Pyricularia oryzae 70-15 chromosome 1, whole genome shotgun sequence genome:
- a CDS encoding transmembrane protein 56 → MKDPFPIAPIPALSRAVQPIADMLHLPTLPLHIHEVLGAALFYTFIHMVVSPWISMKFWPDRYPINSKGKRMSWDSHVVSMVQSCLINVLALYVHFYDEERWEFNWEQRVWGYTGACAMIQSLAAGYFVWDLIITALHFETFGIGVLMHAISALTVYSFGYRPVFNYYATNFILYELSTPFLNIHWFFDKLGMTGTKAQLINGICLISVFFSCRLIWGNWQSALVYRDIWRAMRTSEIPVNSTIICGDFDGTKVAINPSPIPIWLVFAYFASNLTLNMLNVFWLFKMISAVKKRFTPAKEDPAAIKEKPASASPKTGVTSGLQQTADALRKRNLPAEVLPVIDDDLGDMT, encoded by the exons ATGAAGGATCCGTTTCCCATCGCCCCTATCCCGGCCTTGAGCCGGGCGGTGCAGCCCATCGCCGACATGTTGCACCTCCCGACTTTGCCGCTGCACATCCACGAGGTTCTAGGGGCCGCGCTATTCTATACATTCATCCACATGGTCGTTTCCCCGTGGATATCGATGAAGTTTTGGCCGGACAGATATCCGATCAACTCAAAGGGCAAAAGAATGAGCTGGGACTCGCACGTCGTGTCAATGGTCCAGTCATGCCTCATTAACGTCCTCGCGCTGTACGTCCACTTCTACGACGAGGAGCGATGGGAATTCAACTGGGAACAGCGCGTTTGGGGATACACTGGTGCCTGTGCCATGATCCAGAGCCTGGCCGCTGGCTATTTTGTCTGGGATTTGATCATTACCGCACTGCACTTTGAAACCTTTGGGATTGGCGTCTTGATGCATGCCATCAGTGCACTGACTGTTTACTCGTTCGGATAC AGGCCTGTCTTCAACTACTACGCCACCAACTTCATCCTCTACGAGCTTTCCACTCCTTTCCTCAACATCCACTGGTTCTTCGATAAGCTGGGAATGACGGGAACAAAGGCTCAGCTGATCAACGGTATCTGCCTGATCTCTGTTTTCTTCTCATGCCGTTTAATCTGGGGTAACTGGCAATCTGCCCTTGTCTACCGCGACATATGGCGTGCTATGAGGACCAGCGAGATCCCGGTCAACTCTACCATCATCTGCGGGGACTTTGACGGTACGAAGGTGGCTATCAACCCCTCGCCGATCCCCATCTGGCTGGTTTTCGCCTACTTCGCAAGCAACCTGACCCTGAACATGCTCAACGTATTCTGGCTGTTCAAGATGATCAGTGCCGTCAAGAAGCGATTCACGCCGGCGAAGGAGGACCCAGCTGCCATCAAGGAAAAGCCGGCCTCTGCCTCGCCCAAGACAGGGGTAACGAGCGGTCTGCAGCAGACTGCCGACGCACTCAGGAAGAGGAATCTGCCCGCCGAGGTCTTGCCTGTTATCGATGACGACCTCGGTGACATGACTTGA
- a CDS encoding solute carrier family 25 member 38, with protein sequence MSDGTSKSGSKSSFHFVAGLGSGVLSAALLQPIDLLKTRVQQSPHQNILRTVSEIRHTSPAGLRGLWRGTVPSALRTGFGSALYFSTLNAIRQAAVPLFAHDAAVTTSPNGGNFANNKNNSSRLVKLSNTGNLLAGGVARGFAGFVLMPLTVIKVRYESSLYSYRSIAGAAGDILRTEGPRGFFAGFGATALRDAPYAGLYVLLYEQFKRRLGGVVSSSAAPETNEDNRMGVSRAAAVNFSSGVLAAVACSVVSNPFDAVKTRIQLRPGRYRNMVVAARTMMAEEGARSFFSGLGLRMSRKALSSALAWTLYEELIMRAEVGWSLSSSRTERAM encoded by the exons ATGTCCGATGGCACCAGCAAGAGCGGCTCTAAGTCTT CTTTCCACTTTGTAGCCGGCCTCGGGTCGGGCGTCCTCTCGGCCGCACTCCTGCAACCAATCGATCTTCTCAAGACCCGGGTTCAGCAGTCCCCACACCAAAACATCCTCCGCACCGTCTCCGAGATCCGCCACACCTCTCCGGCCGGGCTCCGTGGTCTTTGGCGCGGCACAGTCCCGTCAGCTTTGCGCACAGGCTTCGGCTCTGCCCTTTACTTCTCCACCCTCAACGCCATCCGCCAGGCCGCTGTGCCGCTATTTGCCCACGATGCTGCCGTAACCACCTCCCCGAACGGCGGCAACTTCGCCAAtaacaaaaacaacagcaGCCGCCTCGTCAAACTCTCCAATACAGGCAACCTCCTGGCAGGCGGCGTTGCCCGTGGCTTCGCAGGCTTTGTCCTAATGCCCCTGACCGTCATCAAGGTTCGGTACGAGAGCTCTTTATACTCATACCGCTCCATCGCCGGCGCTGCGGGCGACATACTACGTACCGAGGGTCCTCGCGGCTTCTTCGCCGGCTTCGGCGCCACCGCGCTCCGCGATGCCCCCTACGCGGGGCTCTACGTTCTGCTCTATGAGCAGTTCAAACGGCGCTTGGGCGGCGTCGTCAGCAGCAGCGCAGCGCCAGAGACCAACGAAGATAACCGGATGGGCGTGTCAAGAGCCGCCGCCGTTAACTTTTCCTCGGGCGTCCTGGCTGCCGTGGCCTGCTCCGTCGTTTCGAACCCCTTTGACGCCGTCAAAACTCGCATCCAGCTGCGGCCAGGACGCTACCGCAACATGGTGGTCGCCGCCAGGACCATGATGGCTGAGGAAGGCGCTCGCTCTTTCTTCAGCGGTCTGGGCTTGCGCATGAGCCGAAAGGCGCTTAGTTCAGCCTTGGCGTGGACGCTGTACGAGGAGCTCATCATGCGGGCCGAGGTGGGCTGGTCCTTGTCCTCGAGCCGGACCGAGAGGGCCATGTGA
- a CDS encoding cytoskeleton assembly control protein SLA1p: MGFIGVYQALYDYEPQSEGELVLAEGDLLYILEKSAEDAWWKAKKKAGEDEEEEPEGLIPNTYVEEVQPKAHARALFDYTRQSDEELSFPEDAQLEVYDDSDPDWILARYEDDYGFVPSNYIEVQDGAAEEAAAQVPQPPALPARSQVDESPQPSPDETSPSSSAVTGAVAATGAAAALAGVLTAKAASSSAAETRSAPPPLALPPRPTYTSEGSDTEDARSPPLPARPREQSHRSMDQAVVSPQSPPLPQRSVNFAERDDVIENYQTPTSPGLSPGGFRMYNINEMVSVLGKKKKMPTTLGINLKTGTILIAPERAQDGPSREWTADRMSHYSREGKHVFLDLVRPSKSLDLHAGAKDTAEEIVSVLGELAGAIRAEGLREVIMAGTGQQQKKGQVLYDFMAQGDDEVTVAVGDDVVILDDTKSEDWWQVRRVKNGKEGVVPSSYIEVIGTVPIQPTSAASGVNAGKSTVAQNRLEEERLTKEAVRAAMKDERRQSERSRENGNSSSSKPKSKPDSSKVRTWTDRSKSFSVEAQYLGLRDGKINLHKMNGVKIAVPIAKMSVEDLEYVERVEGISLDEDKPLSVVKKTAMSNRVSSGARIGASIEPPKPEYDWFPFFLGCDIAPGLCERYAQAFTRDSMDESVLPDVDATILRNMGIREGDIIKIMRFLDNKYARKKKGEEESGGLFSGPGGTLKNNTTRGRPKPNSQTSDVIDPKAFTSQATGSSATDAKSPAPPVMTPASATGTTASGFDDDAWNVKPSNKQTSAETAAQAPSRSAEAPSSTTPAPAPAPVPATTPAPKPMVPAPTGAMQELSLLTQPLQPDKTATPIIETPIQQPQIQQQSQQQQGATPSFFSTLTQQPTGAPSVNGQQPGSMPRLRPVAPQYTQGQGALVPPPPSRPLSAPQSAQPSAFTPPPLQPQMTGHVAPPGQSLNEISQARLQQQYAQQMQQMQPQQTMGGMQGFQPQPTGQPGMMMPFQTGMQPQQGFGAGPQNQFMQPQPTGMMVMGMNMSGPQQMQSPFADPNRQSTFSPVQMQPTGFQGGYNPMQQQQQFGMPQQTGGGVNSFLPPAMEPQRTGMPQMPQIQQPQQLQPQQTGTHFTHGFGNAGMAPLQPQKTGPPPPVRFGIQDAPKLAPQPTGRRANLSAATPQNPFGF; encoded by the exons ATGGGCTTCATCGGCGTCTATCAAGCGCTCTACGACTACGAGCCCCAGTCGGAGGGCGAGCTGGTCTTGGCGGAAGGCGATCTGCTGTACATCCTCGAGAAGAGCGCCGAGGATGCGTGGTggaaggccaagaagaaggccggcgaagacgaggaagaggagccCGAAGGCTTGATACCCAACACCTACGTTGAAGAG GTACAACCAAAAGCTCACGCTCGCGCTCTTTTCGACTACACGAGACAATCAGACGAGGAACTTTCTTTTCCCGAAGATGCCCAACTAGAAGTATACGACGACTCGGACCCCGACTGGATCCtcgcccgttacgaagatgACTACGGCTTCGTGCCGTCCAACTATATTGAGGTCCAAGATGGCGCCGCAGAAGAAGCGGCTGCGCAGGTACCACAACCACCCGCTCTCCCCGCAAGGAGCCAGGTTGATGAATCTCCACAACCTTCTCCGGATGAGACTTCGCCGAGCAGCTCAGCAGTGACTGGTGCCGTGGCTGCAACTGGGGCTGCCGCTGCGCTGGCTGGGGTCCTGACCGCGAAAGCCGCCTCATCTTCAGCCGCCGAGACCAGATCGGCCCCTCCCCCGCTTGCTCTtccccctagacctacctacACGTCCGAGGGCAGTGACACCGAGGATGCGAGGTCGCCACCGCTGCCGGCTCGGCCTCGAGAGCAGTCGCACCGCTCCATGGACCAAGCCGTGGTGTCACCCCAATCCCCGCCGTTGCCGCAGCGATCAGTCAACTTTGCCGAGCGAGACGATGTCATTGAAAACTACCAGACTCCAACCTCTCCGGGACTCTCGCCTGGTGGTTTCCGCATGTACAACATCAACGAAATGGTATCTGTGCtcggcaagaagaagaagatgcCCACGACGCTTGGCATCAACTTGAAGACGGGCACTATTTTGATCGCACCGGAAAGGGCGCAGGACGGGCCATCGCGCGAGTGGACGGCGGATAGGATGAGCCACTACTCTCGCGAGGGTAAGCACGTATTTCTTGACCTGGTACGTCCCAGCAAGAGCCTGGACCTCCACGCCGGAGCAAAGGATACGGCGGAGGAGATTGTCAGTGTCCTGGGAGAGCTTGCTGGCGCCATCAGGGCCGAGGGGCTGCGCGAGGTCATCATGGCGGGAACGGGgcagcagcaaaagaaggGTCAGGTGCTCTACGACTTCATGGCACAGGGCGACGATGAAGTCACTGTTGCTGTGGGCGATGATGTCGTCATATTGGACGACACCAAGAGCGAAGATTGGTGGCAGGTGCGTCGGGTCAAGAACGGTAAGGAGGGCGTGGTTCCGAGCAGCTATATCGAGGTTATCGGAACGGTGCCTATCCAGCCGACAAGTGCCGCATCAGGCGTCAACGCGGGCAAGTCGACCGTGGCCCAGAACCGACTCGAAGAAGAACGCCTTACGAAAGAAGCAGTCCGTGCAGCGATGAAGGACGAGAGACGGCAATCAGAG CGAAGCAGAGAAAATGGAAACTCATCCAGCTCCAAGCCGAAGTCAA AGCCGGATTCGTCAAAGGTAAGGACATGGACAGACCGATCCAAGTCCTTCAGCGTGGAAGCGCAGTACCTCGGATTAAGGGATGGAAAGATCAACCTCCACAAGATGAACGGCGTCAAGATCGCGGTCCCAATCGCCAAGATGTCCGTCGAGGAtctcgagtacgtcgaaaGGGTCGAAGGTATTTCCTTGGACGAGGACAAGCCACTGTCCGTTGTCAAAAAGACAGCAATGTCAAACAGGGTCTCGTCCGGCGCCAGGATTGGCGCTTCCATTGAGCCGCCAAAACCCGAGTACGATTGGTTCCCCTTCTTCCTGGGATGCGATATCGCGCCTGGCCTTTGTGAACGTTACGCGCAGGCTTTCACAAGGGACTCAATGGATGAAAGTGTCTTGCCAGACGTTGATGCCACCATACTGCGCAATATGGGCATTAGAGAAGGTGATATCATCAAGATTATGAGATTCTTGGATAACAAGTATGCACGAAAGAAGAAGGGCGAGGAAGAATCAGGGGGTCTTTTCTCGGGACCTGGCGGCACGCTCAAGAACAATACAACTAGGGGGCGCCCCAAACCAAACTCGCAGACCAGCGACGTTATTGACCCGAAAGCTTTCACATCACAAGCCACAGGATCGAGCGCGACTGATGCCAAGTCCCCAGCGCCACCGGTCATGACACCTGCATCAGCCACAGGAACAACGGCCAGTGGCTTTGACGACGATGCATGGAATGTGAAGCCTTCGAATAAACAGACTTCGGCTGAAACGGCGGCCCAAGCTCCCTCGCGTTCGGCCGAAGCTCCAAGCTCTACCACACCTGCTCCCGCTCCCGCTCCCGTCCCCGCCACAACCCCTGCCCCAAAGCCTATGGTACCTGCTCCAACAGGAGCTATGCAAGAACTCTCCCTTCTAACCCAACCTCTCCAGCCTGACAAGACTGCGACACCCATCATTGAGACCCCCATACAACAGCCGCAGATCCAGCAGCAAtctcaacagcagcagggAGCGACGCCGTCCTTCTTCTCTACCCTTACACAACAGCCAACAGGCGCACCGTCGGTCAACGGCCAGCAGCCGGGATCGATGCCAAGGCTGAGACCGGTTGCCCCTCAGTATACCCAAGGACAGGGCGCTCTTGTGCCACCACCTCCTTCGCGCCCGCTGTCAGCACCACAGTCGGCTCAGCCAAGCGCTTTCACGCCGCCACCTCTTCAGCCCCAAATGACAGGACACGTCGCTCCACCAGGCCAAAGCCTGAACGAAATCAGCCAGGCTAGGCTCCAGCAGCAATATGCCCAACAGATGCAGCAAATGCAGCCGCAGCAGACGATGGGCGGTATGCAAGGATTCCAGCCGCAGCCAACAGGGCAGCCTGGTATGATGATGCCGTTCCAAACCGGTATGCAACCACAGCAGGGCTTTGGTGCCGGGCCTCAAAACCAGTTCATGCAGCCGCAGCCCACCGGCATGATGGTCATGGGAATGAACATGAGCGGGCCACAGCAGATGCAGAGCCCCTTCGCCGATCCTAATAGGCAGTCTACATTCTCTCCGGTTCAGATGCAGCCTACAGGATTTCAAGGCGGATACAACCCaatgcaacagcagcaacaattcGGCATGCCACAGCAGACAGGCGGTGGTGTCAACAGCTTCCTGCCGCCGGCAATGGAGCCTCAGCGCACTGGCATGCCCCAGATGCCCCAGATCCAGCAGCCCCAACAGCTCCAACCACAACAGACGGGGACTCACTTCACTCATGGCTTCGGCAATGCGGGAATGGCGCCGCTGCAGCCACAAAAGACTGGACCTCCGCCCCCAGTCCGCTTTGGGATCCAGGATGCGCCAAAGCTTGCACCACAGCCCACTGGGCGACGGGCGAACCTGTCTGCTGCTA CGCCGCAGAATCCATTTGGCTTCTAA